GTTCGTGTTCACGTGCAAGAGTGACGTTTTCTAAGTTCAAAATGAAAGTTAGCTTTGactaaactttatttattttttatccagtTCAATGGTTAATAGATTTATGACGTTTATAGTCtgtagtgtatagtatatatggggtgatggtgtgtgtgtggtgtgtgcatggtcgtgtgtgtgtttgtgtgtgtgtgtgtgttggttgtgtgtgtgtgtgtgtgtgtgtgtgtgtgtgtgtgtgtgtgtgtgtgtgtgtgtgtgtgtgtgtgtgtgtgtgtgtgtgtgtgtgtgtgtggtgtgtattggcatgatttctgtgtgtgtttgcgtgtgtgtgtgtgtgtgtgtgtgtgtgtgtgtgtgtgtgtgtgtgtgtgtggtgtgtatgtttacgtACGTGCTATATATCTGTtcatgtttgcgtgcgtgcgtctgtgaaCAACATTACAACAGTCATTCGACCTGTATGAAAAGTGAAAACTATTTACCTCCTGTTATATTCCGTTACATAACATTGTAATCAAAAACACGACTATATATTCCTGTTTCTGCACTGACCTTTCAAAATGGCTCATAAAAAAATCTGCATGATCTGCCATGTGTGGGTATTTCTCAAAcgacttattttttctttctttctttttttctgtctttcacctTTTTATATTCTCGTAATATCATAGCAAGAATATAtaagtgattattatcatcacttgttATCGTTGTATCTTATAGCTGTTGTTGacatgtttatttcattattacgatCGCAGTAGTACTAGAATCTGCAACATTAAaagtggtagtagttgtagtagtagtaacaacaacagcaatagtagtactagtagttgttgttgttgttgctgttgttgctattgttattgttgtaaagtGGTGGTTGCAGCagcaacagtattaataatagcaGTGGTGGCGGTGGTAGTAGTAGTCTTAGCAAAaggagtagcagtagttgtagtagcggcaaaagtagtagtagtagtagtagaagcagcagcagcagtagtggtagtagtaacaaaagtaatagtagtagtagtagtagtagtagtagtagtaagaaaagtagtattagtagcaaaAGTAGTAAAAATAGCCGTACCATAAGAAGTAATACTATAATCACCATCAAGAAATCAACCAAAAATacacttcgaaaaaaaaagaaaaacaaaaacagatttcGACCCCCACTCGCTGTTTGTTTCCCCTACAGAGTCGAAGCTTCAGAACTCACTGAAGCAGCAAGAGAGAATGGTTCGTGTGTTTCGATGATTAACCCCTGAGCGAGGAGAGAGACGCTGAATACCTCTAATTAACGGGGATTCAAGGTGTGTGAAGTGTGTTTTATGGAGGGGAAAAATGTATTTGGTGACGGAAATACtgaggaaaaaaaacgtatttgtatTGTCTGTTAAGGACGCTTTTACATATTctgagtgggggaagggaaagaaagaattcaaaaatatttaagagaggttatttacataaaaaaaaaatatatatatataatttagtcgtttttttatattgataattgcAGTAATAGTGATCAAACGATTTCGCTACTTATACATCTTCACGATATTATCAGTCACCACAAACAATCTCACACAGATATCAAATTGAATTAAAATCTAATATTAAAATAACTACAAATAAGTGCGATCTGTAACACGCGCGCCAGGAGAGTGGAACAGCCCGCGGCTCTTCGTTCGAGtaatccacctccctccttcgtcaCCTTCTTTCGCATTtactcattaatttatttatgagTTAGAACAACCTATCTTGGGAGAAAGGTGTTTGGCTCATCGAtcttggaagaaaaagaaatatttctgGAAACGCGAGAGCTATTTTTTAATCATGGGTGATTTAGCTTTTACATAAATCTTTGAGCGGGAGATGGAGATGGCGTGatcgtgtgggtttttgtttcgtGAAGATGTCTTTGTTTGCAACCTTGATTAGAAATCGTTGTAAAAAAGATTGTATTTCTACCAAGTTTCAATTTTGTCTTGGTCATGACATACATGAACGTGCGGGTTTGTAGTCTTTTCTAGACAAATTAGAATGTTTTctcaaagaaacttttttttttttacttttcttcttatttttgtatttataaggTTATATTTTCTGTCTTAAAGGGAATGAGAATATTatgttactaaaaataataataatcattattatttaatcaataaaaaatataataaagtgatctaaggctttctttttctttctttcttttcttcttattctccattatctttttttcttcataatcttaatttttttcacccctcatctttttcttccttttctccgtctctcctcatctttcttcatcttcttctcctcttcctcctcctcctcctcctcctcctcctcctcttcttcctcctccttcctcttcctcctcctccttctcctcctcttcctccctcctcttcctcctcctcctcctcctcctcctccctctcctcctcctcctcctccttcttcctcctctcctcctcttcctcctcctccttctcctcctcctcttcttctcctcctcctcctccccttcctcctcctctctcctcctccttcttcccatttcttttccaTTCATCGAGCGAAGATCCATCCTCCATCCcatttcttctcgtctctccttatCGACCTTTGTCCTTTTTGGCCATTGATCTGAGGAGAAGATTATATATTCCATTGTCTGgcatcctcctttcctttctcgtctcttctgttgtgcgtgtgtctgtgtgtatgtttttttttgtgtgagtgaacATACACTCACATTTCTCTGTTGCTCGCTCtctatctgttcgtctgtgtgtctgcgtatctctgtttatctctatgtctatctttatCACTAAATACCTCTCAATCCATTTATCTGTGTCTCCATTAATCGatctatctacttttctgtctgtgtccgtgtatgtacatatttatgtgtgtaaatacacagacgtgtgtatgtgtgtgtgtgtgtgtgtgtgtgtgtgtgtgtgtgtgtgtgtgtgtgtgtgtgtgtgtgtgtgtgtgtgtgcacgtgtaaatatatacatacacattttactTTCTCTATCCTCATTTTCATCGCCTCATTATTTCCATCTTGACTGCCATGCAACTcgctccttcattctccctcatGAACAAGTAGCAACGCCATTCACGCCCTCTGCATGACATTAAGGAAGAAATGAAACCTCGCAAAAGACgcaaacatattatttattaaataaaatatcttgAACTCCGCTTCCCCCTCTGTCTTGACGCGAATGTGTATGGCAAAGATGAGATAAAGATAGAGGAAGATTAGACATATAGTGAAGTAAAgatgaatggaagaaaagaatgatGTAAGTCAACGTATATATGGAATTATAgattatttatgtaataaaaaaaaatatgtgtaagtAAAAacgttgtatacatatatgtaaaaaaaaatatgcatgcaAGTAAAAAGCATACATGTAAGTAAAATGTATACATGTAGGTTGTAGGTACAAAACATATGTGTAAGTAAAAAGTATATCAAGAagaatattttgaataaaatctaattatgtgaaaatgtatttaaatgtaGCAAAATATTAGGTATCCATATAAAAAAACGTAAGTAGGTAACGGAAGCATGTAAGTGAAGTGTATACATGTAAGTAAAATGAATGTCTGttagaataagtaaataaaaagtatCTATGTCTGTAAAATGGATATATAGgcaaaatatgtatgcatatatgtacgcaaAAGATGGAAGATGTGTCagtaaaaagtatatatgcaaaaatatatgtgCGAAATagacagtgtgtatgtatgtattgcatgtaagaatatatatacacaaaaaagtatatatataagactatacaatgcaatatatatatacatatatatgaatatatatgtatatatatgtatatctatacttatttgtatatatatgcatatatatgaattatatatatatatatagtatatatgtaaaaatatgtatataaatgtatatatgtataataaatgaaatgtagTCTCgtataagaaataaaagtaagaaaataaataagtaaatgcgaTATATTCAAATTCGCTTAGAAAAGAGCGTTTTGCTTTCCAGAGCGAAAAGCAGTGCGTGCTTCCAGGAACTAAGAGTCAGATTCTCAAacacgaagatttttttttttttattcttatgccgtttttgtttctctctctctctctctctctctctctctctctctctctctctctctctctctctctctctctctctctctctctctctctctctctctcttttctctctctctctctctctctctaattcgtagacccttttcattatcactttttttttcgatacctctgtttttttttctctctctctcctcttttctctagaTTTGTTTCCTTTTCGATCTCTACTTGTACTTTCGAGAAGCAAGAAAGTCTGAACatgcgaagatgatgatgatgatgaccgtgGCTTTACTTCGCGTGCGGGGGATGACTCAGCAAAACAGACCATCTCCACGCAtagaataagaattttttttttttctatatatatatttttttagtctttttggctttttttctctttgttttctcttttgtttatattttttttctgtctgaggctttcagtgtttttttatgtttttttttctttttttctggttttgtttcacttgtctgagattttttttgtttgtttgtttgtaggtttTGTTAATTATTTAGGTCTATCTGTAGTCTTTTGTCTGGATGTTTctgctatatatgtatttgtgtatgtatgtatgtatgtatgtgtgtgtgtgtgtgtgtgtgtgtgtgtgtgtgtgtgtgtgtgtgtgtgtgtgtgtgtgtgtggtgtgaatctAATTaaccatattcatacatatatgcatgtatgtatacttgtacacatatatgtacaaatgtatataactATACAGTTTCTGTCTACCAGCACACCCATGAAAATACTGctacatacatactgtgtgtgtgtgtgtgtgtgtgtgtgtgtgtgtgtgtgtgtgtgtgtgtgtgtgtgtgtgttgtgtgtgtgtgtgtgtgtgtgtgtgtgtgtgtgtgtgtgtgtgtgtgtgtgtgtgtggtgtgtgtgtgtgtgtgaatgcgtgtgcgtgtatgacaAGTGAGAAGAATATCAGGCCTGAACTTACCAAACTTGCGTTACTAGAAAATAGTTTCGAAAGAACGTAAAATTACAGACGGATCTCGCACGCCGGTTCACCAAGGCTTTCAAAGATACAGTATTCATGTAGGCAAGTTTCCAATTGCTAATCCGCTTTTCTCCGCTGTACAGCTTAGCAGGTTTTGCAACATGACTCTTACGTATAATCTAGAAAGTCTCCTCGAGTGAAGTGACAGATGACATGACATCGAAAGTGTCCACTACgtcgacgatttttttttaaagtgtcatCTCCGTTATAGTCTTTTGTattctaccttttttctctctctttttttcttcttcttcatttgggAATTCTGTGTAATTTCGCCTTATGCAAATTTCGGAATCCACGGAAATTTGCATATGCACCCAATGCCCATTATCTTCTTTCAGAAATGCTGAAGTTTTACTccctaagaaaaacaaaaacgccaTGACGATCACATGACGTCACTGCAACGGACGCTCCTGATTGGCTGGCGACCGAGGGCTCATCAATGGCGTCCCGCGGGTCATGATGAACAGGTGGTTTGTTGTCGACTCATTCTCACTCTTGATCTTACTGCATCACTTTCCTTTGCGGCTTGTCTTGATAACGCATGTACAACAGCGTGGTTTGTATGGTTACAATTTCTCTCGTTATGCGGAGTTCCACCAGACGGGTTATCTCCGCCATTACCGTGATTTGAATCTTAACGGTTTTAACGGCTGCCATATCCACGTGGCAATTATATAGGCAGTCTTTAGATTGCGTTTGTAATTAAAGGAAGGGATGAAGCGTGCTTTGTCATTTTCTTGTTTACATGGTTTAGGATTTTAAGACAGGTGTTTGTAAATAATTGTGCTAATGTAGGAAGTGGTTTTTGAAAGCAATTGCGACTACATCAAgcttaaaattttatctttttaattcaaACTTTCTattattttgctatatatttttttcgcctGATACTCAAATTCCATTgttacctttatttattattgacaTTCATCATTACCGTCACTATATTACGATTATACTAATCATCACAAATATCATTACGATtccattattatccctttttatgattattcctTTGTAACTAGCATTAATAACTATACTCAAACAGATGCTacagctcagtggtagagcactggctttgcaatcgcaaggtcctgGTGTCGCGCCCGGCCGCCCCCCTCTGTCGATTCAGCTGTGAGTACTGGTGTGCTGACATTagcatgctggggtcaaagtcaCGGCGGAAGGGAACTGGCCACCCTACCGCATCAGCTTAGTAAGCATGTTCCTCTGTGGGTACGTTCCTTACGCCCACTTGGATATGGAACAACCTTTGACTTTGAAATATGCGCATTAGTTATGGCATTACTTATGTTTCATTTTCGTTTCCATTATGATATGAGGCTGCactaattattattcatcaatgatgctattattaattatcattcatcaatgatgatattattaattattattcatcaatgatgctattattaattattattcatcaataatatttttattattctctctctctcctaaagaagaatataaacacgatatcttttttttatcagcctATCTTTTTTATGATCATTCTTCGTTGCCAAGAAATCTCTGCAATACGCAATGAACTAgcaaaaaaatacgaaatcatCAATATATTGCAATCATTACAAACACGCGAAGTTTCCAAAGATGTGATTCCTTTTAGTCGCGGATTTTTGCATCAAAGTAAATATCGTATTTTGTCTTATTAGATAAATCTGCTCCTTATTTTATAGGATTCGTcggctatatattattatttcctatatgAAATGCTTGATATGTGTGATTCTGTATTAATATCGCATCACGTAATTGCGCTGTTCTGTCTATTTCCTTTTTCGTTGAATTCGCAAAAATATAAGATTTCGATATTTTGTTTTAGAAACACATCTATCAGACGACATAAACAAATGTAGGTCTATGTACGTTTACGTctatgcctgtgtctgtgtgtatgcctgtgtttgtgtgtatgtctgtgtctatgtgtatgtctgtgtttgtgtgtatgtctgtgtctgtgtgtattcctgtctctgtgtgtatgtctgtccactgtatgtctgtgtttgtgtgtatgcatgtgtccgTGGTAatgattgtgtctgtgtgtatgcatgtctatgtgtatgtctgtgatgtgtatgtgtgtctgtggtatgcctggtgtgtctgtgtattgctgtgtgtgttctgtgtatgctGTGTTGTTGCTGCTatgttgtctgtgtctgtgttatgCCTGTGGTGTTCTGTGTTATGTAGCTGTTTGTGTTGTCTGCgtatgcctgtgtgtctgtgtatgcctgtgtgtctgtgtatgcctgtgtgtctgtgtatgcctgtgtgtctgtgtatgcctgtgtgtctgtgtatgcctgtgtgtctgtgtatgcctgtgtgtctgtgtatgcctgtgtgtctgtgtatgtctgtgtctctgcATATGTAAGCTgtttggaagagagaaaaaaataaataaaatgaaattcataaacaaaatttaaaatgtcTATCATGTTTTGTTTAACGATCAGTCTCGAAGTTTTTTCGCGCCTTTAGTCCAATGCAGGTGATGAGCATAATAGCCATGCGTGAGCTATGTGGATTTAATTCATCTAATCCAGTACAGTTGAAATAAGAAGATGGAGCTAGAGTGGGacaagataatgaagatggtggttgagataatgagaatgatcaataacaaatattatcTTTAGAATAGATTGCCGCTTCTGAACCACAGAAAGATATAAagttcatctatttattatctatcgcCTTCAGAGGTCATTAAAGATCGTATTTAtgacttatatatgcatatatatatatatatatatatatatatatatatatatatatatatatatatatatatgtgtgtgtgtgtgtgtgtgtgtgtgtgtgtgtgtgtgtgtgtgtgtgtgtgtgtgcgtgtgtgtgtgtgtgtgtgtgtatgtgtgtgtgtgtgtgtgtgtgtgagtgtgttatatgtatatatatatatatatatatatatatatatatatatatatatatatatatatatatatatatatataaagtcctcTTGAGAGGTTGgtgaagattattaaaaaaaaaagtgtcaaaggTCAAGACGATTCTCCCAAAAATAAAGTAgaatacaaatttacaaaaaaagggaaataaatgaataagatataataataataataataataataataataataataataataataataataataataataataataaatacctttttttttattttgttcgttCGTGGTCACAGATTCATGGTCTTTCTTTTCATAACTATATCATTTGTGGAAAAAGAATGATGTAGAATGACGTGATCTATTAAAATAAAGAcagttttcaactttttttttaatctctcgtgGTATGCATTGAACAACTAACCTACCACTTACATTAAATTGTTAcacttgctattatcattaagtgGTGATAGGCCTACAAAGTGCCATTAGTTGCCATTTCGTGCAATATCCCTAGGATAGCGTTCTATGTCAACATGGTTCATACAGTTCTTTATGTGAATGCACATAATCCTCAGACGCACACGTGTGCACATGTGCAAACTGGACCCGCGATTGCAAACGGGACCGCCGATTTTGCAAGATCCGTTGCAGAAACGGTTATTTTCTTTCATGGTTTTGAAAGTTGCATTAAAACTTGAATTGCAATGTCTGAGATTTCTGATAAGAaagcgtttgtttgtttggtttcttttaggtgttatcttctcttttcttcgatCACCGGTTTCGGTTTCTCCTTTACCTTTGAGGgcgctttccttctctctctctctctctctctctctctctctctctctctctctctctctctctctctctctctctctctctctctctctctctctctctctctctcgctctcctctctctctctctctctctctcctctctctctctctctctctctctctctctctcacttttttttttttttttgcttctatccatatccaacacacacacacaaacgcatatacaaacacacaaaaaacatacgcacacacacacactcacacaaacacacaaacacacacacacacacacacacacacacacacacacacacacacacacacatgtatatgtatatgtgtacgtatgtgtatacacacacacacacacatacatacatacatacatacatatatatatatatatatatatatatatatatatatatatatatatatacatatatatatatatatatatataatatataccacacgcacacacacatatatatatataccacacacacacacacacacacacacatatatatatatatatatatatatatatatatatatatatatatataaatatatataatatacgtatgtgtacacacacacacacacacacacacacacacacacacacacacacacacacacacacacacacacacagcgcaaacacaacacacacaccacacacacacacaaacacacacacacacacacacacacacacacacacacacacacacacatacatacatacatacatacctgcgtgtgtgtgtgtgtgtgtgtgtgtgtgtgtgtgtgtgtgtgtgtgtgtgtgtgtgtgtgtgtgtgtttgtacacaccacacacacacacacaccacacatatatatatatatatatatatatatatatatatatatatatatatatatatatatatatttaaacatatacatacatatatacataacagataataagcagatagagacagaaagatcaACCGAGTAATGTACAGATCTTTCTTTCAGCCACGTACCGAGCACACCTACGGGTATCCAGTGATCTCCTCAATCACCTGCACCTTTTCCAAGTCCACATAATACGCGCTTATCTTCTGCAAGAAAGCCATGCTCCAGAAGAGCAGGTTAAAGACGACGAAGAAAAGAGACATCAGGATGCAGGCCGCTCTGTTGAGGAGGATCGGCCACGAGTTCGGGTTCCTCGGCGACGGCGCCCTTGGCAGGCGGTACAAGAGGTCCTTCAGCTTCTCCTGCCACGTCCTGGTGGGCTTGTCCCCGATTTCTCTGATGCCCTTCTCGTCCGGACGGTAGCCGCCCCTGTCGCCGAATTCCTTGAGGATGTCGTGGTCGTACTTGTGGTAGACCTCGACGACCGTGTGCGAGACGATGACGAGGAACGTGTAGAGGATGGACACGAAGAACCAGACGTCGACGAGCTTGAAGTACGAGGTCTTGGGGAGGGCGTCGGCCACCTGGGAGAAGAGGGTCATCAGCACCAGCAAGGCGGTCAGCGAGACCATCACGCGGTTCTGGAAGTCGTACCACTTGAAGAAGTAGGTGACGAAGGTGATGAGGTTGATGATGGTCGTCGGGATGAAGATGGTGAGGATCTGCGAGGCGAAGAGGTGCTGCAGCTGGATGGTGACCTGGAGCCCCGAGTAAGGCTCCTCGGTGTCGAATTTGGCCACGTCGATGTTCCCGACGGCGTACTCGACCAGCTTGTCGTTGTTGGTGTAGTTGATGCCCGAGCCGTACTTCAGCAGAGACACGTAGTTGAGGGTGTTGCGCTTCACCCGGTAGATCATGCTGCAGTGGTCGACGTTGAAGGGGTAGTAGAAGAAGTTGAAGTTGCAGTTGAAGGTGATCGTGTACTTGCGTGAGACTCGGATGTAGTTCGTTTCCCCGCCGTAGATGGAGGCTGTcatggaatagagagagagattaggcaGATCATCTTTAACTCCAACACTCAGCGGACTTTCTTCACAAGTGTCTTGAAATACCATAGTGACTAATCTTTCTCCTGATCTCAACAGAATCCATCTACAGAGGGCGACATGATCATTAAATATTCCATACGAGATAAAGTCACTAAcagcaataattcaataatttctTGAGTACATTGGAGAGAATTATGGACGTCCTGTAACCGCGTCATTATCATCCAAGAAGTCTTGAAGTTCCCAAAAGTGTACGTCATTGATAGCTTCCGAAATCTGTTCTTCAAAGGCAATGGACCAAAAGGCGACATTCAGAATAATATAGAAGAGGAGAGTCAGCCACTTGCACCACTGACTGATCTTCATCGCGAGGCCGTTGGGGTCTTGTTGGGTCGCCGTTCTCATCTGCCTTTTGTCCAAGTGGGAAACCTCATCCTTGGGTAGAACAGCACACGGGAGACACTGATTGAGTCGCAGGAGAACAGGACGAGGTTCAGGCGCGGACTCGTAATgtttcctctcgtcctcctcctcttcgttgaTGAAGGTTCATCCTGAGGAAGAgtcgctctctctcctcggctTCGATCTCATGGTCGTACTTGTGGTGGTACTCGACTATTGTATGGCACacgataatgatgaaggtgaATAGGATGGATGTGAAGAACCAGATATCAACCAGCTTGAAGTACGAAGTCTTTGGGAGAGCGTCGGAGACCTGAGAGAAGAGAGTCATGAGGACCAGGAGAGTTGTCAGGGAAACCATCACGCAGTTATTGAAGTCGTACCACTTGAAGAAGAAAGTGGCGTACGTGATGAGGTTGATGACGGTTGTTGGGATGAAGATGGTGAGGATCTGCGAGGCGTACAAGTGCTTCAGCTGCACGACCACTCTCAGCCCCGAGTACGGCTCCTGACTGATGTACGGCTCAACGTGCATGCGACCCACACTGTACTCGGTGAGGGTGCTCTCTTGGTACAGGATCCCACGGCCGTACTTCTGCAAGGGACACGTAgttgtttgtgtttctcttgAACCGGAATACCATGTAGCAGTAGTCGATGTTGAAAGGGTAGTAGAAGAAGTTGAAGGTACAGGTCCACGTGATGGTGTACTTGCGAGAGATCCGGATGTAGTTCTCACTCCCGCTGTAGATGGAGGCTGGGCAGGGCACAGACCGCAGTGAGTGTGGGCAGTGTTtcatgaggaaagagggaggaggggaagaagataaaATGTACATTAGAAATGGGTGCGTACTTTCTCTGCCTCCTTAAGACTTAATTCCTTTTCGATTTTGTGCAAACCAAGAGATAATGAAATCATTGATTGgctgagtaataacaataataatagctgtGTCAAAATATGAAGTATGATGCTTTCCTCTGATCATCTACAATAAATAACATGAGATCACTTACGAAACCCATTTCTAatgttttcattttgcttttttgtttcgtttttttttcttctctctctctgatttaaaGATATTCATAATTGCCGATGAGTTCAGAAGAATGCTCATACATTCATACTCTTCtccagataaaaaatattataaaatttttaataaattcacaCCCATTCATCCCTCAAGCATAATGCATGTAAAACATTAAGGGCATGCATGATTCTATCACTGTAAAAATGAAGACTATAATTCAACTATATTATAGTGACAGCAGCTGGGAGAAAGTCTACACGTTTTAAATACATTCGAATAAAATCAGTTATATGCTGTGATGGATACTGTAATGTATCTCTTCTTTTGCCGGACTTTTAAAATCAAGAAACGTTCAGTCACGAAACACTGAGATTTTCAAGGGTAACCGACGTTGTCAGGGACTTCAGGCTTGGACATGGAAGCCAGATAGTCCTTGTAGTTCTCCTGAATCTTCTGCATGAAAGCCACGACCCAGAAGACCAAGTTAACCACCACATACACCACGGCAGAGAAGACGTTCCCGAACTTATTCACGAACTTCGAAGCCCAATTCGgacacttttctttcttctttccgtcTTCCTGTTTCGTCTCCCTCGTCTCTGTCTTGTTCTCTGTGGACGGGGCGATCCTGACGGGGATCTGCAGCGACTCAAAGGTCTTCTTGATGGCCTCCCTCCAGAAGCGATGCAGCTCCGACTTCTCATCGAGGCCTTTGGGAAGGTCCGGTTCCTTCTTCTGTGTCTTGCATTCCTTCATGGCTCTGATCTCGTGCTCGTAGAGGTGGAAATACTCGACCAACGTGTGTAGCATGATGATCAGGAACGTATAGATGATGGAGAAAAAGAACCAGATGTCGACCAGCTTGAAGTATGAGGTCCTGGGAAGAGTGTCGGCCACCTGGGAGAAAAGGGTCATCAGGACCAGTAAGGAAGTCAGTGAGACCATGATTCGGTTCTGGAAGTCGTACCACTTGAAGAAAAACGTTGCGTAcgagatgatgttgatgatggtcgTCGGGATGAAGATGGTAAGGATCTGAGAGGCGTAGAGGTGCTTCATCTGGATACTGACAGACAAGCCTGAG
The Penaeus monodon isolate SGIC_2016 chromosome 18, NSTDA_Pmon_1, whole genome shotgun sequence genome window above contains:
- the LOC119584674 gene encoding glycine receptor subunit alpha-2-like; protein product: MTASIYGGETNYIRVSRKYTITFNCNFNFFYYPFNVDHCSMIYRVKRNTLNYVSLLKYGSGINYTNNDKLVEYAVGNIDVAKFDTEEPYSGLQVTIQLQHLFASQILTIFIPTTIINLITFVTYFFKWYDFQNRVMVSLTALLVLMTLFSQVADALPKTSYFKLVDVWFFVSILYTFLVIVSHTVVEVYHKYDHDILKEFGDRGGYRPDEKGIREIGDKPTRTWQEKLKDLLYRLPRAPSPRNPNSWPILLNRAACILMSLFFVVFNLLFWSMAFLQKISAYYVDLEKVQVIEEITGYPFNATFKTMKENNRFCNGSCKIGGPVCNRGSSLHMCTRVRLRIMCIHIKNCMNHVDIERYPRDIARNGN
- the LOC119584675 gene encoding glycine receptor subunit alpha-2-like, which encodes MHVEPYISQEPYSGLRVVVQLKHLYASQILTIFIPTTVINLITYATFFFKWYDFNNCVMVSLTTLLVLMTLFSQVSDALPKTSYFKLVDIWFFTSILFTFIIIVCHTIVEYHHKYDHEIEAEERERLFLRMNLHQRRGGGREETLRVRA